The following are encoded together in the Phaseolus vulgaris cultivar G19833 chromosome 9, P. vulgaris v2.0, whole genome shotgun sequence genome:
- the LOC137822500 gene encoding vacuolar protein sorting-associated protein 2 homolog 2, whose product MNIFKKKTSPKEALRSSKREMAVATRGIEREITSLQMEEKKLVAEIKREAKTGNEAATKILARQLVRLRQQITNLQGSRAQIRGVATHTQALYASTSISTGMKGATKAMVAMNKQMAPAKQVKVIREFQKQSAQLDMTIEMMSESIDETLDKDEAEEETEELTNQVLDEIGVDIASQLSSAPKGRIASRNTENVAPRSEESKDVEELEKRLASLRRI is encoded by the exons ATGAACATATTCAAGAAGAAAACCTCTCCCAAAG AAGCTCTGCGGTCAAGTAAGAGGGAAATGGCTGTTGCGACCAGAG GAATTGAAAGAGAGATAACATCACTTCAGATGGAG gaaaaaaaattggttgcagaaattaagagagaagcaAAAACAGGAAATGAA GCTGCCACCAAAATCTTAGCTCGTCAACTGGTTAGGTTACGTCAACAGATAACCAATTTGCAGGGAAGTCGTGCTCAGATCAGGGGTGTAGCAACTCACACGCAG GCATTATATGCAAGCACTTCAATCTCCACAGGAATGAAGGGTGCAACTAAAGCAATGGTGGCAATGAATAAG CAAATGGCACCGGCAAAACAGGTGAAAGTGATCAGAGAATTCCAAAAGCAATCAGCACAATTGGACATGACG ATTGAGATGATGTCAGAATCTATTGATGAAACTTTAGACAAAGATGAAGCTGAGGAAGAAACGGAAGAGCTCACTAACCAG GTTCTTGATGAGATTGGAGTGGATATTGCATCCCAG TTATCTTCTGCTCCAAAAGGGCGAATTGCTTCAAGGAATACTGAAAATGTTGCTCCAAG ATCAGAAGAATCCAAAGATGTTGAAGAACTTGAAAAGAGATTGGCTTCTCTTCGAAGAATATAA
- the LOC137821198 gene encoding CASP-like protein 1B1 produces MASENGEKVEVGLSAVAEAKAKKKDWVVLSLRVVAFLATASATLVMALNKQTKSFVVATVGTTPIRASLAAKFNQTPAFVFFVVANANASLHNLVMIAMEVLGPQYDYKGLRLVLIAILDMMAMAVASAGDGAAAFMSELGKNGNSHARWDKICDKFESYCNRSAAALAVSFLGFILLLIISVMSIIKLLKPNRINHASP; encoded by the exons ATGGCCTCAGAAAATGGAGAAAAAGTTGAGGTTGGTTTGAGTGCAGTTGCAGAGGCAAAGGCAAAGAAGAAGGATTGGGTTGTTTTGTCCCTCAGAGTGGTTGCATTTTTGGCCACTGCTTCTGCAACACTTGTCATGGCTCTCAACAAACAGACCAAAAGCTTCGTAGTTGCCACCGTTGGTACCACCCCAATAAGAGCATCTCTTGCTGCAAAGTTTAACCAAACTCCAGCTTTTGT GTTCTTTGTTGTAGCCAATGCAAATGCCAGTCTGCATAACTTGGTGATGATAGCAATGGAGGTCTTGGGACCCCAATATGATTATAAAGGACTCAGGCTTGTGCTCATTGCAATATTAGACATG ATGGCAATGGCTGTGGCCTCAGCTGGAGATGGTGCAGCAGCATTCATGTCTGAATTGGGAAAAAATGGGAATTCACATGCAAGATGGGACAAGATATGTGACAAATTTGAAAGCTATTGCAACAGAAGTGCTGCTGCTCTTGCTGTCTCTTTCCTTGGCTTCATTCTCCTCCTCATTATTTCAGTCATGTCCATCATCAAATTGCTCAAGCCTAATCGCATTAACCATGCCTCTCCATAA
- the LOC137821199 gene encoding lysine-specific demethylase JMJ18-like — protein sequence MEQLKLATNSDAKEDNPLGSKPKNSNALESSDSLRNRKVSARWDPVGACRPIIEEAPVFYPTLEEFEDTLSYIAKIRPLAEPHGICRIVPPACWVPPCPLKEKDLWENAEFPTRIQQIDLLQNREPMRKKCRGRKRKRRRLSKTGTCRRKPANAASQAKNASDSEEKFGFQSGSDFTLKDFQHYADYFKECYFGLKDADRDRTVSDSNHQKRWEPSEEEIEGEYWRIVGQPSDEVEVYYGADLETGALGSGFPKASSITTSDSAQYALSGWNLNNFPRLPGSVLSYEGSDISGVLVPWLYVGMCFSSFCWHVEDHHLYSLNYLHWGDPKVWYGVPGSQASALENAMRNHLPDLFEEQPNLLNELVTQFSPSILKSEGVPVYRTVQHSGEFVITFPRAYHSGFNCGFNCAEAVNVAPIDWLMHGQNAVELYSLQCRKTSLSHDKLLFGSALEAVRAITELALGNESPKNLKWKSVCGKDGDLTKAVKARIKMEDERLDCLPTNLKLLKMNSDFDLHTERECFSCFYDLHLSAVGCECSPDRYSCLKHANLFCSCGMEKKIVLLRYTRNELTKLLEALEGESHAIKVWANKNCGMVSANVSEVCVDKSNVEKDIYKTNNCEEMDSLSGCERTKDRSNLNTSCSPNSHITSEIVQSESHPVTSSATYDSIDSHNDNNSDKKSDTDKEDKMDQDGYLDLNLDIFSGENENHVLDIADNHHNQGVSVEQKVCCSEAKKEEDSMELCGEGNLSNSFSVLNRDFSSSSRGVHNYCTFDGGKIELDLQTDSGKLHNNLFTKGAIDTADTPMDLTDESCLVRMFSTSVEPVSLGSVVHGKLWCSKQAIYPKGFKSRVLFFSILDPTIICSYISEVIDAGFLGPLFKVTMEEYPSEAFTDISSDNCWESVLKRLHHEIKRRRSLGELELPTLELLKSINGHRMFGFLLPSIIQAIEVQDPCHMCVEYWNHKVAPSGSVVDNFTYGSRSPFGNTNTKIFGINLIKHSFLGDMKPILQRATPDELSTLHKLLSSDARCCEWKLTLMALMDEIRKACQ from the exons ATGGAGCAGTTGAAATTGGCTACAAATTCTGACGCCAAAGAG GATAACCCTTTGGGGAGCAAGCCAAAAAATAGCAATGCACTTGAGTCTTCTGACAGTCTGAGAAATAGAAAG GTATCAGCTCGATGGGATCCAGTAGGAGCATGTCGGCCTATAATTGAAGAAGCACCTGTTTTTTATCCGACTCTCGAA GaatttgaagacacactcagtTACATAGCAAAGATACGACCCCTAGCTGAACCCCATGGCATATGTAGAATTGTTCCTCCAGCTTGCTGGGTTCCACCCTGTCCTCTTAAGGAGAAAGATCTATGGGAAAATGCTGAATTTCCCACCCGCATTCAGCAAATTGATTTGCTTCAAAATAGGGAACCTATGAGGAAAAAGTGCAGGGGAAGGAAGCGAAAACGTAGAAGGCTCTCCAAAACAGGCACATGTAGGAGGAAGCCTGCCAATGCAGCTTCTCAAGCTAAGAATGCGTCTGATTCTGAGGAGAAATTTGGGTTCCAATCAGGATCGGACTTCACGCTTAAAGACTTTCAGCATTACGCTGATTATTTTAAGGAATGCTATTTTGGGTTGAAAGATGCCGATAGAGACAGAACAGTTAGTGACAGTAATCATCAGAAGAGATGGGAGCCCTCTGAGGAAGAAATTGAAGGTGAATACTGGCGAATTGTTGGGCAACCAAGTGATGAGGTTGAG GTGTATTATGGAGCTGACTTGGAAACTGGAGCACTTGGAAGTGGTTTTCCTAAGGCATCATCCATAACTACGAGTGACTCAGCTCAATATGCCCTGTCTGGTTGGAATCTGAACAATTTCCCACGACTGCCAGGTTCTGTACTAAGCTATGAAGGAAGTGACATATCAGGAGTTCTAGTGCCGTGGCTGTATGTTGGCATGTGTTTTTCATCATTTTGCTGG CATGTTGAGGACCATCACCTTTACTCACTAAACTATTTGCACTGGGGTGACCCTAAAGTATGGTATGGAGTACCTGGAAGCCAGGCATCAGCCTTGGAAAATGCAATGAGGAACCACTTGCCTGATTTATTTGAGGAACAACCAAATCTACTAAATGAACTG GTTACCCAGTTTTCTCCTTCTATTCTTAAATCTGAGGGAGTGCCTGTGTATCGCACAGTTCAGCATTCTGGGGAATTTGTTATTACGTTTCCAAGGGCATATCATTCTGGCTTCAATTGTGGCTTCAATTGTGCTGAGGCAGTGAATGTGGCTCCTATTGATTGGTTAATGCATGGACAGAATGCTGTCGAGCTTTACAGTTTACAATGCCGTAAGACATCATTGTCCCATGACAAGCTGTTATTTGGATCAGCACTGGAAGCTGTACGGGCCATTACAGAGCTAGCTCTTGGAAATGAATCTCcaaaaaatttgaaatggaaaagTGTCTGTGGGAAAGATGGAGATCTTACGAAGGCAGTTAAG GCAAGGATAAAGATGGAAGATGAAAGGCTAGATTGTCTTCCAACAAATCTTAAGTTGCTCAAGATGAATAGTGACTTTGATTTGCACACAGAAAGAGAATGTTTCTCTTGCTTCTATGACTTGCACCTATCTGCCGTGGGTTGTGAGTGCTCTCCTGACAGATATTCTTGTCTTAAGCATGCTAATTTGTTCTGCTCATGTGGAATGGAGAAAAAAATTGTTCTGCTACGATATACTAGAAATGAGCTAACTAAACTGCTTGAAGCATTAGAAGGAGAATCACATGCTATTAAGGTGTGGGCAAATAAAAACTGCGGAATGGTTTCTGCCAATGTCAGTGAGGTTTGCGTAGATAAATCAAACGTTGAGAAAGATATCTACAAAACCAATAATTGTGAAGAAATGGATAGCTTATCTGGCTGTGAAAGAACCAAGGATAGGTCAAATTTAAACACATCATGTAGTCCTAATAGTCATATTACTTCTGAGATAGTGCAGTCTGAGTCTCACCCTGTAACTTCTAGTGCAACATATGACAGTATAGATAGTCACAATGACAATAATAGTGATAAAAAGTCCGACACTGACAAGGAAGATAAAATGGATCAGGATGGCTATCTGGATTTGAATCTTGATATTTTCTCTGGTGAAAATGAAAATCATGTGCTGGATATTGCTGATAATCATCACAACCAAGGTGTTTCAGTAGAGCAAAAAGTATGCTGTTCAGAGGCCAAAAAGGAAGAAGACAGCATGGAACTTTGTGGGGAGGGTAACTTGTCAAACTCGTTTTCTGTTCTAAACAGAGATTTCTCGTCAAGTTCAAGGGGTGTTCACAATTATTGTACATTTGATGGTGGAAAAATTGAGCTGGATCTGCAAACAGATTCAGGGAAACTTCACAACAATCTATTTACAAAAGGAGCCATAGACACTGCAGATACTCCCATGGATTTGACAGATGAAAGCTGCTTGGTGCGAATGTTTAGTACTTCTGTCGAGCCTGTAAGTTTGGGATCTGTTGTTCATGGAAAGCTGTGGTGCAGTAAGCAGGCAATATATCCAAAGG GATTCAAGAGTAGAGTTCTCTTCTTTAGCATTCTTGATCCAACGATAATCTGTAGCTATATTTCTGAAGTCATTGATGCTggatttcttggacctcttttcAAG GTTACCATGGAAGAATATCCTAGTGAGGCTTTCACCGATATCTCATCAGATAATTGCTGGGAATCAGTTCTGAAGAGATTACATCATGAAATCAAGAGGCGGAGGAGTCTAGGTGAACTAGAACTTCCTACCTTAGAGCTCCTGAAAAGCATTAATGGTCATAGAATGTTTGGCTTCCTTTTACCATCTATTATTCAG GCCATCGAAGTTCAAGATCCCTGTCATATGTGTGTAGAGTACTGGAATCACAAAGTTGCCCCTTCAGGCAGTGTTGTTGATAACTTCACCTACGGTTCCAGAAGCCCTTTCGGTAATACCAATACCAAAATTTTTGGTATCAATTTGATTAAGCATAGCTTCCTTGGAGACATGAAACCAATACTACAAAGGGCAACCCCTGATGAGTTAAGCACACTGCATAAGTTACTGAGCTCTGATGCAAGGTGCTGTGAGTGGAAATTGACATTAATGGCACTGATGGATGAGATCCGAAAAGCTTGTCAATGA